A genome region from Natronobeatus ordinarius includes the following:
- a CDS encoding competence/damage-inducible protein A: MEVAIVTVGDELLAGRTTNTNATWLCERFDERGVRVERVTTLPDRVADIARVVNEYRAEYDAVVVTGGVGPTHDDVTMDGVAAALGRPLEEHPEALRWLEEERGYAREDLTEGTAHLPKGARALHNEVGVAPGAALEGVYVLPGVPTEMRGMFETIADEFHGELIYREVVVADEPESALLDRLEALRSQFDVTVGSYPGDAVRISIQSENEAQTEAAAAWLSERTERRDD, translated from the coding sequence ATGGAGGTAGCGATCGTGACGGTCGGAGACGAACTGCTCGCCGGACGGACGACGAACACGAACGCGACGTGGCTCTGTGAGCGATTCGACGAACGTGGCGTGCGCGTCGAGCGCGTCACGACGCTTCCCGACAGGGTAGCAGACATCGCGCGGGTCGTCAACGAGTATCGCGCGGAGTACGACGCCGTCGTCGTGACCGGTGGCGTCGGGCCGACCCACGACGACGTCACGATGGACGGCGTCGCCGCTGCGCTCGGCCGGCCGCTCGAGGAACACCCCGAGGCCCTCCGGTGGCTCGAGGAGGAGCGAGGCTACGCGCGCGAGGACCTCACCGAAGGGACGGCGCACCTGCCGAAGGGGGCTCGGGCGTTACACAACGAGGTCGGCGTCGCGCCGGGGGCCGCTCTCGAAGGCGTCTACGTGCTCCCGGGCGTTCCGACGGAGATGCGCGGGATGTTCGAGACGATCGCCGACGAGTTCCACGGCGAGCTGATCTATCGCGAGGTCGTGGTCGCGGACGAACCGGAGAGTGCGCTACTCGATCGACTCGAGGCGCTTCGATCGCAGTTCGACGTCACCGTCGGGAGTTACCCCGGCGACGCGGTCCGGATCTCGATTCAGAGTGAGAACGAAGCGCAGACCGAAGCGGCGGCTGCGTGGCTCAGCGAACGGACCGAGAGGAGAGACGACTAG
- a CDS encoding winged helix-turn-helix domain-containing protein, protein MARGGWTDGQDVDSRAVLSALGNKYSAEILCAAGTPKSAQALSEDIEIPIATCYRRIEELVDAGLLECEGRQLSEEGRRTNIYRRTVDELEIDFGDEQPRLAHKRRTEAKNRLEEQRG, encoded by the coding sequence ATGGCACGTGGAGGTTGGACTGACGGACAGGACGTCGACTCGAGAGCCGTACTCTCGGCGCTCGGAAACAAGTACAGCGCCGAAATCCTCTGTGCTGCCGGAACGCCAAAGTCCGCACAGGCACTGAGCGAAGACATCGAAATTCCGATCGCAACCTGCTACCGACGCATCGAAGAGCTCGTCGACGCCGGGTTGCTCGAGTGTGAAGGGCGACAGCTCTCCGAAGAGGGGCGCCGAACCAACATCTACCGTCGGACGGTCGACGAACTCGAGATCGACTTCGGTGACGAGCAGCCACGGCTCGCGCACAAACGTCGAACCGAGGCGAAAAACCGGCTGGAAGAACAGCGCGGCTGA
- a CDS encoding 6-pyruvoyl trahydropterin synthase family protein — MTQELESVRPDDLADAQPSGEDVIGSRRILHVGRDRPIRISTGHRLLHHEGKCARPHGHNYEISVTVVGDLTDEGWVVDKGDITDVLSEWDHMFLLEAGDPLIEAFEATGDGDAVVVLEHPPTAEVMSVVLEQKLTTALGENVADVAVSVRETSELCGGGLH; from the coding sequence ATGACTCAGGAACTCGAGAGCGTCCGTCCCGACGACCTGGCCGACGCACAACCGAGTGGCGAGGACGTGATCGGGAGCCGTCGCATCCTCCACGTCGGCCGTGACCGACCCATCCGAATCAGCACCGGACACCGGCTACTCCACCACGAGGGCAAATGCGCCCGACCCCACGGGCACAACTACGAGATCTCGGTTACCGTCGTCGGCGACCTGACCGACGAGGGGTGGGTCGTGGACAAAGGCGATATTACTGACGTACTCTCCGAGTGGGATCACATGTTCCTCCTCGAGGCGGGTGACCCGCTGATCGAGGCCTTCGAAGCCACGGGTGACGGGGACGCCGTCGTCGTCCTCGAGCACCCGCCGACGGCGGAGGTCATGAGCGTCGTGCTCGAGCAAAAGCTCACGACAGCACTCGGAGAGAACGTCGCCGACGTCGCCGTCTCCGTGCGCGAGACGAGCGAACTCTGCGGCGGTGGCCTTCACTGA
- a CDS encoding 7-carboxy-7-deazaguanine synthase QueE, giving the protein MPVTDTVDREDVTTDDPALPINELFASLQGEGKLVGVPSTFVRTSGCNLRCWFCDSYHTSWEPTHAWQPLESILADVDANEPDHVVVTGGEPLIHDATVDLLERLDERGYHVTVETNGTIYRDAPIDLASISPKLESSTPTPDRRPDEDGGGGWAERHERDRIDLEPLCQLVERYRFQLKFVVTDGDELPEIVELLERLRAAASVTIRNEDVLLMPEGATRERLAETRSRVANLALEYGFRYTPRVHVDLWNDAPET; this is encoded by the coding sequence ATGCCCGTCACCGACACCGTCGATCGCGAGGACGTCACCACCGACGACCCCGCACTCCCGATCAACGAGCTGTTCGCCTCGCTTCAGGGTGAGGGCAAACTCGTCGGCGTCCCCTCGACGTTCGTCCGCACGAGCGGCTGTAACCTCCGCTGTTGGTTCTGTGACTCCTATCACACCTCCTGGGAGCCGACCCACGCCTGGCAGCCTCTCGAGTCGATCCTCGCTGACGTCGACGCCAACGAACCTGACCACGTCGTGGTCACCGGGGGCGAGCCGCTAATTCACGACGCGACCGTCGACTTACTCGAGCGGCTCGACGAACGGGGCTATCACGTCACCGTCGAGACGAACGGGACGATCTACCGCGACGCTCCAATCGACCTCGCGTCGATTAGCCCCAAACTCGAGAGTTCGACGCCGACGCCCGACCGACGGCCGGACGAGGATGGGGGCGGCGGGTGGGCCGAGCGACACGAGCGCGACCGGATCGATCTCGAGCCTCTCTGTCAGCTCGTCGAACGCTACCGCTTCCAGCTGAAGTTCGTCGTCACGGACGGAGACGAGCTCCCGGAGATCGTCGAGCTCCTCGAGCGACTTCGCGCCGCCGCCTCGGTCACGATCCGGAACGAGGACGTCCTGCTCATGCCCGAGGGTGCCACCCGCGAACGGCTCGCCGAGACCCGCAGTCGGGTTGCCAACCTCGCGCTGGAGTACGGATTCAGGTATACTCCGCGCGTCCACGTCGATCTCTGGAACGATGCCCCCGAAACGTAA
- the queC gene encoding 7-cyano-7-deazaguanine synthase QueC — translation MTTGTTPHDESSARRAVVLLSGGMDSATAAYEARERGYELYALHTSYGQRTEDRELECARRLADDLDVRAFCRVETAHLTQVGASSLTDDELAVADADLEREEIPDTYVPFRNANLLAMAVSYAEANDCEAVFIGAHSEDFSGYPDCRPAFFEAFERVVEVGTRPETKISIEAPFVEASKTDIARRGIELEVPFEHTWSCYRAEVPACGTCDSCAFRLQAFQRVGVRDPIEYAERPEYVEDGTSD, via the coding sequence ATGACGACTGGTACTACCCCCCACGATGAATCGTCCGCTCGTCGCGCCGTCGTCCTCCTCTCCGGCGGGATGGACAGCGCTACCGCCGCCTACGAGGCTCGCGAGCGCGGCTACGAGCTGTACGCCCTGCACACCTCCTACGGCCAGCGAACGGAGGATCGTGAACTCGAGTGCGCCCGTCGGCTGGCCGACGACCTCGACGTTCGGGCGTTCTGCCGCGTCGAAACGGCTCATCTGACCCAGGTCGGTGCCTCGAGTCTCACCGACGACGAGCTGGCGGTGGCCGACGCCGACCTCGAGCGCGAGGAGATTCCCGATACCTACGTTCCGTTCCGGAACGCGAACCTGCTCGCGATGGCAGTCTCCTACGCCGAGGCAAACGACTGTGAGGCGGTGTTCATCGGCGCCCACAGCGAGGATTTCTCGGGCTATCCCGATTGCCGCCCGGCGTTCTTCGAGGCCTTCGAACGGGTCGTCGAGGTTGGGACGAGGCCGGAGACGAAGATTTCGATCGAGGCGCCGTTCGTCGAGGCCTCGAAGACCGACATTGCCCGCCGCGGGATCGAACTCGAGGTGCCGTTCGAGCACACCTGGAGCTGTTATCGCGCGGAGGTTCCCGCCTGCGGAACCTGCGATTCGTGTGCGTTCCGACTGCAAGCGTTCCAGCGCGTCGGCGTTCGCGACCCGATCGAGTACGCCGAGCGGCCGGAGTACGTCGAGGATGGGACGAGCGACTGA
- the aroC gene encoding chorismate synthase, translated as MNGNRFGRLFQVTTFGESHGEAMGCTVSGCPAGIELSEEDIQEDLDRRKPGQSMITTSRGEPDAVTINSGVQDGYTTGTPIGMVIQNKDARSGKYEPFITAPRPSHGDFTYSAKFGTRNWGGGGRSSARETVNWVAAGAIAKKLLALEGIELKAHVNSIGEIEAPEVSFEELLEHSEENDVRCAHPETAEKMQELIEGYQEEGDSIGGSIEFEARGVPVGLGAPRFDSLSARLGQAMMAIPATTAFEFGLGREAREYTGKERNDGWEFGPDGDPKPVENDHGGIQGGISSGEPIYGEVTLHAPTSIPKSQTTVDWETGEVKEEQVLGRHDPVLPPRGVPVVEAMLALTLVDFMLLSGRINPDRVDGKPGEYDTDYHPSNPRNE; from the coding sequence ATGAACGGTAACCGTTTCGGTCGCCTCTTCCAGGTGACCACGTTCGGCGAGAGTCATGGGGAGGCGATGGGCTGTACGGTTTCGGGGTGTCCTGCCGGCATCGAGCTCTCCGAGGAAGACATTCAGGAGGACCTCGACCGCAGAAAGCCGGGCCAGTCGATGATCACGACCAGCCGCGGTGAACCCGATGCGGTCACGATCAACTCCGGGGTTCAGGACGGCTACACGACGGGCACGCCGATCGGGATGGTGATCCAGAACAAAGACGCTCGATCCGGCAAGTACGAGCCGTTCATCACCGCGCCGCGGCCGAGCCACGGCGACTTCACCTACTCGGCGAAGTTTGGCACACGCAACTGGGGTGGTGGCGGCCGTTCGTCGGCGCGGGAAACCGTAAACTGGGTCGCCGCGGGCGCGATCGCCAAGAAGCTGCTCGCCCTCGAGGGAATCGAACTCAAAGCCCACGTCAACTCCATCGGCGAGATCGAAGCGCCGGAGGTGAGCTTCGAAGAGCTGCTCGAGCACTCGGAGGAAAACGACGTTCGGTGTGCCCACCCCGAGACGGCCGAGAAGATGCAGGAGCTAATCGAGGGGTATCAGGAAGAAGGCGACTCCATCGGTGGCAGCATCGAGTTCGAGGCTCGAGGCGTTCCCGTCGGGCTCGGTGCGCCCCGTTTCGATTCGCTCTCGGCGCGGCTCGGCCAGGCGATGATGGCGATCCCTGCGACGACGGCCTTCGAGTTCGGCCTCGGGCGTGAGGCTCGCGAGTACACGGGGAAAGAGCGCAACGACGGCTGGGAGTTCGGTCCCGATGGCGACCCGAAACCGGTCGAGAACGACCACGGCGGAATCCAGGGCGGAATCTCGAGCGGCGAGCCGATCTACGGCGAGGTGACCCTCCACGCACCCACCTCGATCCCGAAGTCCCAGACCACGGTCGACTGGGAGACCGGCGAGGTCAAAGAAGAGCAGGTGCTGGGTCGTCACGACCCCGTCTTGCCGCCTCGCGGTGTGCCCGTCGTCGAGGCGATGCTCGCGCTGACGCTCGTTGACTTTATGCTCCTCTCTGGGCGGATCAACCCCGACCGCGTCGACGGGAAGCCGGGTGAGTACGACACCGACTACCACCCGAGCAACCCCCGCAACGAGTAA
- a CDS encoding 2-oxoacid:acceptor oxidoreductase subunit alpha, producing MSDDELIWRIAGGSGDGIDSTSQNFAKALMRSGLDVFTHRHYPSRIRGGHTYVEIRAAGHEVQSRGDGYNFLLALGDSFARNPQEESVYGNEELKPLSENLDELREGGVIVYDEGLLSEEDVAELDLEERAEENDWHVYPLDLREIAKEHGREVMRNTAGVGVTAALLEMDLEHIEDLMEDAMPEKILEPNLEILHETYEMVRDEYEFTHDLRIPEGEHDEEQALLSGSNAIAYGAIDAGCRFIAGYPMTPWTDVFTILSQNFPDMGGISEQVEDEIAAAALALGASHAGAKAMSGSSGGGFALMSEPLGLAEMTETPVVLVESMRAGPSTGMPTKPEQGDLEFVLYTSQGDSSRVVFAPGDIEEAYEQTRLAFHIAYEYQLPAIVIYDQKLSGENKNVPVSFFDREPEPTLGSTLTEEELAEAAHDASGKFLRFQHDPDNDAGVSPRSLPGQEGGRYLATGNEHTPAGHIEEDPTNRVIQMERRMEKLTHIREELDEEHPSNQTYYGDEEADYGIITWGSSHGAVAEAVERLNEDGHSVKGVTVSDMMPFPEKEMTEFLESVDEAMVVEMNATAQFRGLIQKELGRYGDKMTSLLKYNGNPFEPAEVVEGYEVNVAETDEEPSAQVRIEPAAGD from the coding sequence ATGAGCGACGACGAACTCATCTGGCGAATCGCGGGCGGTTCCGGAGACGGGATCGACTCGACGAGTCAGAACTTCGCGAAAGCGCTGATGCGTTCGGGTCTGGACGTCTTTACCCACCGGCACTATCCGTCACGGATCCGGGGGGGTCACACGTACGTCGAGATCCGCGCAGCAGGCCACGAGGTACAGTCACGAGGAGACGGCTACAACTTCCTGCTCGCGCTGGGCGATTCGTTCGCCCGGAACCCGCAGGAAGAGAGCGTCTACGGGAACGAGGAGCTCAAGCCGCTCTCAGAGAACTTAGACGAACTCCGCGAGGGAGGGGTCATCGTCTACGACGAGGGCCTCCTCAGCGAGGAGGACGTCGCGGAACTCGATCTCGAGGAGCGTGCCGAGGAGAACGACTGGCACGTCTATCCCCTCGACCTTCGCGAGATTGCGAAAGAACACGGTCGCGAGGTCATGCGCAACACCGCGGGCGTGGGAGTCACCGCGGCGTTGCTCGAGATGGACCTCGAGCACATCGAGGACCTGATGGAGGACGCGATGCCGGAGAAGATTCTCGAGCCCAACCTCGAGATCCTCCACGAGACCTACGAGATGGTCCGCGACGAGTACGAGTTCACCCACGACCTGCGGATTCCCGAGGGTGAACACGACGAGGAGCAGGCGCTGCTGTCGGGCTCGAACGCGATCGCCTACGGTGCGATCGACGCTGGCTGTCGCTTTATCGCCGGCTACCCGATGACGCCGTGGACGGACGTCTTCACCATCCTCAGCCAGAACTTCCCCGACATGGGTGGGATCTCCGAGCAGGTCGAAGACGAGATCGCCGCAGCGGCGCTCGCGCTGGGTGCCAGCCACGCCGGCGCGAAGGCCATGTCCGGCTCTTCGGGCGGTGGCTTCGCCCTGATGAGTGAGCCACTCGGCCTCGCCGAGATGACCGAGACGCCGGTCGTCCTGGTCGAGTCGATGCGTGCAGGGCCGTCGACGGGGATGCCCACGAAACCCGAGCAGGGCGACCTCGAGTTCGTCCTCTACACGAGCCAGGGCGATTCGTCGAGAGTGGTCTTCGCGCCGGGTGACATCGAGGAGGCCTACGAGCAGACCCGGCTCGCGTTCCACATCGCCTACGAGTACCAGCTGCCGGCGATCGTGATCTACGACCAGAAGCTCAGCGGCGAGAACAAGAACGTCCCGGTGAGCTTCTTCGACCGCGAGCCAGAGCCGACGCTGGGCTCGACGCTCACCGAGGAGGAGCTGGCGGAGGCGGCCCACGACGCCTCGGGCAAGTTCCTGCGCTTCCAGCACGATCCGGACAACGACGCCGGCGTCAGCCCGCGCTCGCTGCCGGGCCAGGAGGGTGGTCGCTACCTCGCGACGGGTAACGAACACACCCCGGCCGGCCACATCGAGGAAGACCCGACGAACCGAGTCATCCAGATGGAGCGTCGGATGGAGAAGCTCACCCACATCCGTGAGGAACTCGACGAGGAACACCCCTCGAACCAGACCTACTACGGCGACGAGGAAGCCGACTACGGCATCATCACCTGGGGATCCTCCCACGGTGCCGTCGCCGAGGCAGTCGAGCGGCTAAACGAGGACGGTCACTCCGTCAAAGGCGTCACCGTCTCCGATATGATGCCGTTCCCCGAGAAGGAGATGACCGAATTCCTCGAGAGCGTCGACGAGGCGATGGTCGTCGAGATGAACGCCACCGCCCAGTTCCGTGGCCTGATCCAGAAGGAACTCGGCCGCTACGGCGACAAGATGACCAGTCTTCTCAAGTACAACGGCAACCCGTTCGAACCCGCCGAGGTCGTCGAGGGCTACGAGGTCAACGTCGCCGAGACGGACGAGGAGCCGAGCGCACAGGTACGCATCGAACCCGCAGCAGGTGACTAG
- a CDS encoding thiamine pyrophosphate-dependent enzyme — MSAFNAIGAEREIDRDEFTPGLEPQPTWCPGCGDFGVLKALKQALPEVGKNPDEVLTVTGIGCSGKLNSYLDTYGFHTIHGRSLPVARAAKLANPDLEVIAAGGDGDGYGIGGNHFIHTARENHDMTYIVFNNEVFGLTKGQTSPTSPKGHKSNTQPSGSAKSPLRPLSMSLNAGATYIARTAAVNPNQAKEIIKEAIEHDGFAHIDFLTQCPTWNKDARQYVPYVDVQESDDYDFDVTDRREAAEMMFETEDALHEGTVLTGRYYVDEESPSYQEEKLANGELPETPLAERYFDDDYEWERSYDLLERHT, encoded by the coding sequence ATGAGTGCATTCAACGCAATCGGAGCAGAACGCGAGATCGACCGTGACGAGTTCACGCCCGGTCTCGAGCCCCAGCCGACCTGGTGTCCGGGCTGTGGTGACTTCGGTGTCCTCAAGGCGCTGAAGCAGGCCCTCCCGGAGGTCGGGAAGAACCCCGACGAAGTCCTGACCGTGACCGGGATCGGCTGTTCGGGCAAGCTGAACAGCTATCTCGACACCTACGGCTTCCACACGATCCACGGCCGCTCGCTGCCCGTGGCCCGTGCAGCCAAGCTCGCCAACCCCGACCTCGAGGTCATCGCCGCAGGTGGCGACGGCGACGGCTACGGCATCGGTGGAAACCACTTCATCCACACGGCCCGGGAGAACCACGACATGACCTACATCGTGTTCAACAACGAGGTCTTCGGCCTGACGAAAGGCCAGACCTCGCCCACGAGCCCGAAAGGTCACAAGTCCAATACGCAGCCCTCGGGCAGCGCGAAGTCGCCACTTCGACCGCTGTCGATGTCGCTGAACGCCGGGGCGACCTACATCGCCCGCACCGCGGCCGTGAACCCGAACCAGGCCAAAGAGATCATCAAGGAGGCGATCGAGCACGACGGCTTCGCCCACATCGACTTCCTCACCCAGTGTCCGACCTGGAACAAGGATGCGCGCCAGTACGTCCCGTACGTCGACGTCCAGGAGTCCGACGACTACGACTTCGACGTCACCGATCGGCGCGAGGCCGCCGAGATGATGTTCGAGACCGAGGACGCCCTCCACGAGGGCACCGTCCTCACCGGCCGCTACTACGTCGACGAGGAGAGCCCCTCCTACCAGGAAGAGAAGCTGGCCAACGGCGAGCTACCCGAGACGCCACTGGCCGAGCGCTACTTCGACGACGACTACGAGTGGGAGCGCAGCTACGACCTCCTCGAGCGACACACGTAG
- the lrpA1 gene encoding HTH-type transcriptional regulator LrpA1 — protein MSTQSTANRILEVLEEDAQASYAEIADRAGVSKPTVRKYIKQLEDDGVIVGYSADVDPKKLSSQTIALVGMDVASERYVEATKALKELEDVESLYTSSGDHMLMAEVRASDGDELGEIISEEILEIEGVTAAHPSFLQERLK, from the coding sequence ATGAGTACCCAATCGACGGCGAACCGGATCCTCGAGGTGCTCGAGGAAGACGCCCAGGCGTCGTACGCGGAGATCGCCGACCGCGCAGGCGTCTCGAAGCCAACCGTGCGAAAGTACATCAAACAGCTCGAGGACGACGGCGTCATCGTCGGCTACTCGGCCGACGTCGACCCGAAGAAGCTCTCGAGCCAGACGATCGCGCTGGTCGGGATGGACGTCGCCAGCGAACGCTACGTCGAGGCGACGAAAGCGCTCAAAGAACTCGAGGACGTCGAGTCGCTGTACACCTCGAGCGGCGACCACATGCTGATGGCCGAAGTCCGGGCGAGCGACGGCGACGAGCTCGGCGAGATCATCTCCGAGGAGATCCTCGAGATCGAGGGCGTCACGGCTGCCCACCCGTCGTTCCTGCAGGAACGGCTGAAGTAA
- a CDS encoding SRPBCC family protein — MPSYERVTRVDAPLEEVWQFHSRVEGLETLTPDWMQLRVEGVIGPDGEPEPAVLEEGAEIELSMRPFGVGPRQSWTSLITARERRNGTAYFRDEMVDGPFDRWEHTHAFYADGPETIVRDRVEFELPLGGLGDVLEPFSRIGFEPMFRHRHRRTRRVLESQ; from the coding sequence ATGCCGAGTTACGAGCGCGTCACACGCGTCGACGCCCCGCTCGAGGAGGTCTGGCAGTTTCACTCCCGCGTGGAGGGACTCGAGACGCTCACGCCGGACTGGATGCAACTTCGCGTCGAGGGGGTGATCGGCCCCGACGGCGAGCCGGAACCAGCAGTTCTGGAGGAGGGAGCGGAGATCGAGCTGTCGATGCGGCCGTTCGGCGTCGGGCCGCGCCAGTCCTGGACCTCGCTGATCACCGCCCGCGAGCGCCGCAACGGCACGGCGTACTTTCGCGACGAGATGGTCGACGGCCCGTTCGACCGGTGGGAACACACCCACGCCTTCTACGCCGACGGACCGGAGACGATCGTTCGCGATCGGGTCGAGTTCGAACTCCCGCTGGGTGGCCTCGGCGACGTGCTCGAGCCGTTCTCGCGGATCGGGTTCGAGCCAATGTTTCGCCACCGCCACCGACGGACGCGACGCGTGCTCGAGAGCCAGTAA
- a CDS encoding nitrous oxide reductase accessory protein NosL, whose product MSRFDDRTVDRRWVLGTIGAGTAVGLAGCLGGDDEDDDGGTDDGADGDDANGDADDTNGEGELAFDEADFPEGRECAVCSMVAREYPDWNAQLVHEDGHREYFCSAGCLSAYYAAPEEFGGPDSEIVGVWVTDYETGDLVDGTDAYYVRVTDPDHVDDIMMRNPTPFADRDDAVAFVEAFDEYDEADIITLEDFDMDLAMLYRSRFFEDGDDGHGHGDDGHGHGHGDDGHGHDH is encoded by the coding sequence ATGTCCAGATTCGACGACCGGACAGTCGACAGGCGATGGGTGCTCGGAACGATCGGTGCTGGGACGGCGGTCGGGCTCGCCGGCTGTCTGGGTGGTGATGATGAGGACGACGACGGTGGAACTGACGACGGTGCGGACGGCGACGACGCGAACGGCGACGCCGACGACACGAACGGCGAGGGGGAGCTCGCGTTCGACGAGGCCGACTTCCCCGAGGGGCGTGAGTGTGCCGTCTGTAGCATGGTCGCCAGGGAGTATCCCGACTGGAACGCCCAGCTCGTCCACGAGGACGGTCACCGGGAGTACTTCTGCTCTGCCGGCTGTCTCTCGGCGTACTACGCCGCACCCGAGGAGTTCGGCGGTCCCGATTCGGAGATCGTCGGCGTCTGGGTCACCGACTACGAGACCGGAGACCTCGTCGACGGCACCGACGCCTACTACGTCCGGGTGACCGATCCGGATCACGTCGACGACATCATGATGCGCAACCCGACGCCGTTCGCCGACCGCGACGACGCGGTGGCGTTCGTCGAGGCGTTCGACGAGTACGACGAAGCGGACATCATCACGCTCGAGGACTTTGACATGGACCTGGCGATGCTGTATCGCAGTCGGTTCTTCGAGGACGGTGACGACGGCCACGGCCACGGCGACGACGGCCACGGCCACGGCCACGGCGACGACGGCCACGGCCACGATCACTGA
- a CDS encoding helix-turn-helix domain-containing protein — protein MRVDRLRECSFTLAYEPGTGPVVDYFFDQPQLRLSVVDVTTGRRSAVRFVRLTGPPEAVDRLQTVLEEREYLPRAIGDGRCRGWSSYSPLECAPGRRLVYVAVDELSGEPSVLSLVSTHLRRGTVTEHSQQGGRERWRLLVRAAEPVREVYDRIDAACGDGVTVDVGHVGTPREWDEDWIAAPELAGPQQQAIVQAAANGYYERPREITLEELADELDVPASTLSYRLRVAESTLVERYLDRCAGAGAPSHI, from the coding sequence GTGAGAGTAGATCGCCTCCGCGAATGTAGCTTCACGCTGGCCTACGAACCCGGCACCGGCCCGGTCGTAGACTACTTTTTCGACCAGCCACAGCTTCGGCTGTCGGTGGTTGACGTCACGACCGGCCGTCGGTCGGCCGTACGCTTCGTTCGACTCACCGGCCCGCCGGAAGCGGTCGATCGACTGCAGACGGTTCTCGAGGAGCGCGAGTACCTCCCACGGGCGATCGGTGACGGACGGTGTCGTGGATGGAGTTCGTACTCGCCCCTCGAGTGTGCCCCGGGACGGCGGCTGGTATACGTCGCCGTCGACGAACTCTCGGGGGAGCCGTCCGTTCTTTCGCTCGTGTCGACACATTTGCGCCGAGGGACGGTCACCGAGCACAGCCAGCAGGGTGGTCGGGAACGGTGGCGGCTACTGGTTCGGGCTGCCGAGCCAGTCCGTGAGGTGTACGATCGCATCGACGCGGCCTGTGGGGACGGCGTGACGGTCGACGTCGGACACGTCGGGACACCGAGGGAGTGGGACGAAGACTGGATCGCTGCACCCGAGTTGGCTGGCCCGCAACAACAGGCGATCGTACAGGCAGCTGCGAACGGCTACTACGAGCGACCCCGGGAGATCACGCTCGAGGAGCTCGCTGACGAACTCGACGTGCCAGCATCGACGCTGTCCTATCGCCTTCGAGTAGCCGAATCGACGCTCGTCGAACGGTACCTGGATCGGTGTGCCGGGGCGGGCGCCCCTTCACACATCTGA
- a CDS encoding nitrous oxide reductase accessory protein NosL has protein sequence MSRPDQRSVDRRWVLSTIGAGTAIGLAGCLGDEADDEPVDEGDDESDAADDETGEAELAIDEPADFPDDRQCAVCSMTAAEYPDWNGQVVHEDEHREYFCSTGCLVAYYFAPEKFTSGDPDEPIVGVWATSFESGDLVDATEGYFVYEQDRERQDFPMPMGSPLAFEDRDDAVSYVETYDDLNEDDHVIVLEDVDREIAEFYRAPRLEDERDDGDGADDDHGH, from the coding sequence ATGTCCAGACCCGACCAGCGATCGGTCGATAGACGGTGGGTGCTCAGCACGATCGGCGCGGGAACGGCGATCGGCCTTGCCGGCTGTCTCGGTGACGAGGCGGACGACGAACCGGTCGACGAGGGAGACGACGAATCCGATGCGGCCGACGACGAAACCGGGGAGGCAGAACTCGCGATCGACGAACCGGCTGACTTCCCCGACGATCGGCAGTGTGCCGTCTGCAGCATGACCGCCGCGGAGTACCCCGACTGGAACGGGCAGGTCGTCCACGAAGACGAACACCGGGAGTACTTCTGTTCGACGGGCTGTCTCGTCGCGTACTACTTCGCCCCCGAGAAGTTCACGTCCGGCGATCCGGACGAGCCGATCGTCGGCGTCTGGGCGACGAGCTTCGAGAGCGGCGATCTCGTCGACGCCACCGAGGGCTACTTCGTCTACGAACAGGACCGCGAGCGTCAGGACTTCCCGATGCCGATGGGCAGTCCACTCGCGTTCGAGGATCGGGACGACGCCGTTTCCTACGTCGAGACGTACGACGACCTGAACGAGGACGACCACGTGATCGTGCTCGAGGACGTCGACCGCGAAATCGCGGAGTTCTACCGGGCCCCGCGACTCGAGGACGAACGCGACGACGGCGACGGAGCGGACGACGACCACGGCCACTGA